In Serratia marcescens subsp. marcescens ATCC 13880, a single genomic region encodes these proteins:
- a CDS encoding gamma-glutamylcyclotransferase family protein, producing MRIIVYGSLRRKQGNSHWMTNAQWLGEHELEGYQIYNLGHYPAAIPGEGTIHCEVYRINSSILAELDELKSNTKDYKRELIQTPYGSAWIYLYKHSVDGYPRITSGDWLKRLEDQ from the coding sequence ATGCGAATAATTGTCTACGGCAGTTTACGGCGCAAACAGGGAAACAGCCATTGGATGACCAACGCCCAATGGCTCGGCGAGCACGAGCTCGAAGGCTATCAGATTTATAATCTGGGCCACTACCCGGCGGCGATCCCTGGAGAGGGCACGATACATTGCGAAGTGTATCGTATTAACTCATCGATTCTGGCAGAGCTGGACGAACTGAAAAGCAACACCAAGGACTATAAGCGCGAGCTGATTCAGACGCCTTATGGGAGTGCGTGGATCTACCTGTATAAACACAGCGTGGACGGTTACCCGCGAATTACCAGCGGTGACTGGCTGAAACGCCTCGAAGATCAGTAA
- the ppa gene encoding inorganic diphosphatase, translated as MSLNLVPAGKDLPEDIYVVIEIPANADPIKYEIDKETGALFVDRFMSTAMFYPCNYGYINHTLSLDGDPVDVLVPTPYPLQPGSVIRCRPVGVLKMTDEAGEDAKLVAVPHSKLTKEYDHVKDVNDLPELLKAQIAHFFEHYKDLEKGKWVKVEGWADAAAAKAEIIASFERAAKK; from the coding sequence ATGAGCTTGAATCTGGTCCCTGCTGGCAAAGACCTGCCGGAAGACATCTACGTAGTAATCGAAATCCCGGCCAACGCCGATCCAATCAAATACGAAATCGACAAAGAAACCGGCGCGCTGTTCGTTGACCGTTTCATGTCCACCGCGATGTTCTACCCGTGCAACTACGGCTACATCAACCACACTCTGTCTCTGGACGGTGATCCGGTTGACGTGCTGGTCCCAACCCCATACCCGCTGCAGCCGGGCTCCGTGATCCGCTGCCGTCCGGTTGGCGTGCTGAAGATGACCGACGAAGCCGGTGAAGACGCCAAGCTGGTTGCGGTACCGCACAGCAAGCTGACCAAAGAGTACGATCACGTGAAAGACGTGAACGACCTGCCGGAACTGCTGAAAGCCCAGATCGCTCACTTCTTCGAGCACTACAAAGATCTTGAAAAAGGCAAATGGGTGAAAGTGGAAGGCTGGGCAGACGCTGCCGCGGCTAAAGCGGAAATCATCGCCTCCTTCGAACGCGCTGCCAAGAAGTAA
- a CDS encoding methyl-accepting chemotaxis protein, with the protein MLKKITVKAGLIALLSLMTMLLIMVSVIGVNAINEGSRSIHTLNQILGEELGSLANSSNLTLRARTAASLAVRQREIGQIDIADATVGRIYGYLEQSNKEMARFVGVGTVTERGRELSNRLQNSYRAYLEQGVKPMAAAIKAGKIDEYYHIQETRISALSIAFEKDLSDFRSFAMKLGEKQVYDAENNASTKISLIVVAGLLSVLLAVLAWFALRVIILRPLDESIAQLEHIAGGDLTHEIRGEGDTEMGRLVRAMQRMQQALASSVSKVRDASSQIDTGSRELAAGNLHLAQRTEESAASLEETAASMEQLTSTVKMNAENCEQANQLALSVSDIANQGSDVVSQVMSKMQAITDSSRRIADIISVMDGIAFQTNILALNAAVEAARAGEQGRGFAVVAGEVRNLAQRSAQSAKEIKGLIEASQNRVQEGEQMVESAAQTMSGITGEVGRVTALMREISAATREQSSGIEQVNLAVAQMDQVAQQNAALVEESAAATRSLEDQAQLLAQSMAAFKL; encoded by the coding sequence ATGCTAAAAAAGATTACGGTGAAGGCTGGGCTGATCGCCCTGCTGAGCCTGATGACCATGCTGCTGATCATGGTCAGCGTTATTGGCGTCAATGCGATTAACGAAGGATCGCGCTCGATCCATACTTTAAACCAGATCCTCGGCGAAGAGCTGGGCTCGCTGGCCAACAGCTCCAACCTGACGCTGCGCGCCCGCACCGCCGCCTCGCTGGCGGTGCGCCAACGGGAGATCGGCCAGATCGATATCGCTGACGCCACCGTGGGCCGCATTTACGGCTACCTCGAGCAGTCGAACAAGGAAATGGCGCGCTTTGTCGGCGTCGGCACCGTGACCGAGCGCGGCCGCGAACTCTCCAATCGTCTGCAAAACAGCTATCGCGCCTACCTCGAGCAGGGCGTGAAGCCGATGGCCGCCGCCATCAAGGCCGGTAAAATCGATGAGTATTACCATATTCAGGAGACCCGCATCTCTGCGTTGAGCATCGCGTTTGAAAAGGATCTCAGCGATTTCCGCAGCTTCGCCATGAAGCTCGGCGAAAAGCAGGTGTATGACGCGGAAAACAACGCCAGCACCAAGATCTCGTTGATCGTGGTGGCGGGCCTGCTCAGCGTGCTGCTGGCGGTGCTGGCCTGGTTCGCGCTGCGCGTGATCATTTTGCGCCCGTTGGACGAGTCCATCGCGCAGTTGGAACACATCGCCGGCGGCGATCTGACCCATGAGATCCGTGGTGAGGGCGATACCGAGATGGGCCGCCTGGTGCGGGCGATGCAGCGCATGCAGCAGGCGTTGGCCAGTTCGGTCAGCAAAGTGCGTGACGCCAGCAGCCAGATCGACACCGGTTCGCGCGAACTGGCGGCCGGCAACCTGCATCTGGCGCAGCGTACCGAAGAGTCGGCCGCGTCGCTGGAAGAGACCGCCGCCAGCATGGAACAGCTGACTTCGACGGTGAAAATGAACGCCGAGAACTGCGAGCAGGCCAATCAACTGGCGCTGAGCGTGTCCGATATCGCCAACCAGGGCAGCGACGTGGTCAGTCAGGTCATGAGCAAGATGCAGGCGATCACCGACAGCTCGCGCCGCATCGCCGACATCATCAGCGTGATGGACGGCATCGCCTTCCAGACCAATATCCTGGCGTTGAACGCAGCGGTGGAAGCGGCGCGCGCCGGCGAACAGGGCCGCGGTTTCGCGGTGGTGGCCGGCGAAGTGCGCAATCTGGCGCAGCGCAGCGCCCAGTCGGCGAAAGAGATCAAAGGGTTGATCGAAGCGTCGCAGAACCGGGTGCAGGAAGGCGAGCAGATGGTGGAGTCGGCGGCGCAGACCATGAGCGGTATCACCGGTGAAGTGGGCCGGGTGACGGCGTTGATGCGTGAGATCTCGGCGGCGACGCGGGAACAAAGCAGCGGTATCGAACAGGTGAACCTGGCGGTGGCGCAGATGGATCAGGTGGCGCAGCAGAATGCGGCGCTGGTGGAAGAGTCGGCGGCGGCGACGCGCTCGCTGGAAGATCAGGCTCAGCTGCTGGCGCAGAGCATGGCGGCGTTCAAGCTGTAA
- the fbp gene encoding class 1 fructose-bisphosphatase produces the protein MKTLGEFIVEKQHDFSHATGELTALLSAIKLGAKIIHRDINKAGLVDILGTSGVSNVQGEVQMKLDLYANEKLKAALKARGEVAGIASEEEDEIVIFDGERAENAKYVVLMDPLDGSSNIDVNVSVGTIFSIYRRITPVGTPVTEEDFLQPGSAQVAAGYVVYGSSTMLVYTTGYGVHAFTYDPSLGVFCLSHEKVRFPASGNMYSINEGNYIKFPLGVKKYIKYCQEQDEATQRPYTSRYIGSLVADFHRNLLKGGIYIYPSTASHPQGKLRLLYECNPMAFLAEQAGGKASDGKNRILDITPVKLHQRAPFFVGTKSMVEDAERFIAENPDE, from the coding sequence ATGAAAACGTTAGGCGAATTTATCGTCGAGAAACAGCACGACTTCTCGCACGCCACCGGCGAGCTGACCGCGTTACTTTCTGCCATTAAACTGGGCGCCAAAATCATCCACCGCGACATCAACAAGGCCGGCCTGGTTGATATTCTGGGGACCAGCGGGGTGTCCAACGTACAGGGCGAAGTTCAGATGAAACTGGACCTGTACGCGAACGAAAAACTGAAAGCGGCGTTGAAAGCGCGTGGTGAAGTTGCGGGTATCGCTTCCGAAGAAGAAGATGAAATCGTGATATTCGACGGCGAGCGAGCTGAAAATGCCAAGTATGTCGTATTGATGGATCCGTTGGACGGTTCGTCCAACATCGATGTCAACGTCTCGGTCGGTACGATTTTCTCTATCTATCGTCGCATCACGCCGGTCGGCACGCCAGTGACCGAAGAAGACTTCCTGCAGCCGGGCAGCGCCCAGGTCGCAGCGGGTTACGTGGTTTACGGCTCGTCCACCATGCTGGTGTACACCACCGGTTACGGCGTCCACGCCTTCACGTACGATCCGTCTCTGGGCGTGTTCTGTCTCTCTCACGAGAAAGTGCGCTTCCCGGCGAGCGGCAACATGTATTCCATCAACGAAGGCAACTACATCAAGTTCCCTCTCGGCGTGAAGAAATACATCAAGTACTGCCAGGAGCAGGATGAAGCGACGCAGCGCCCTTACACCTCGCGCTACATCGGTTCTCTGGTGGCGGACTTCCACCGCAACCTGCTGAAAGGCGGCATCTACATCTACCCAAGCACCGCCAGCCACCCGCAAGGCAAGCTGCGCCTGCTGTACGAATGCAACCCGATGGCGTTCCTGGCCGAACAGGCCGGCGGCAAGGCCAGCGACGGCAAAAATCGCATTCTGGACATCACGCCGGTGAAACTGCACCAGCGCGCGCCATTCTTCGTCGGCACCAAGTCGATGGTGGAAGACGCAGAACGCTTCATCGCCGAAAACCCGGACGAGTAA
- the mpl gene encoding UDP-N-acetylmuramate:L-alanyl-gamma-D-glutamyl-meso-diaminopimelate ligase, with protein MRIHILGICGTFMGGLAMLARSLGHDVTGSDANVYPPMSTLLENQGIDLIQGYDPAQLDPAPDLVIIGNAMTRGNPCVEAVLERGIPYVSGPQWLHDAVLRDRWVLAVAGTHGKTTTAGMATWILEACGYQPGFVIGGVPGNFDVSARLGGSPFFVIEADEYDCAFFDKRSKFVHYSPRTLIMNNLEFDHADIFDDLKAIQKQFHHLVRLVPGKGKIILPDNDSHLKQVMAMGCWSEQELVGEEGAWRAQKLTPDASHYAVFLDGEQVGEVNWALVGEHNMHNGLMAIAATRHVGVQPADACRALGDFINARRRLELRGEANGVTVYDDFAHHPTAILATLAALRGKVGGTARILAVLEPRSNTMKMGISKNDLAPSLGRADEVFLFQPHHIPWQVAEVADACVQPAHWSADLDTLVEMVVKTAQPGDHILVMSNGGFGGIHDRLLDALAKKQEPKVTY; from the coding sequence ATGCGCATTCACATTCTTGGGATCTGTGGCACCTTTATGGGCGGGCTGGCGATGCTGGCGCGCTCACTGGGGCATGACGTCACCGGTTCGGACGCCAACGTCTATCCGCCGATGAGCACGCTGCTGGAGAACCAGGGGATCGATCTGATTCAGGGTTATGATCCCGCCCAGCTGGATCCGGCGCCGGATCTGGTGATCATCGGCAACGCCATGACGCGCGGCAACCCGTGCGTGGAGGCGGTGCTGGAGCGCGGTATCCCTTACGTTTCCGGCCCGCAGTGGCTGCACGATGCCGTGTTGCGCGATCGCTGGGTACTGGCGGTCGCCGGCACCCACGGCAAAACCACCACCGCCGGCATGGCGACCTGGATCCTCGAAGCCTGCGGCTACCAGCCCGGCTTCGTCATCGGCGGCGTGCCGGGCAACTTCGACGTCTCGGCTCGCCTCGGCGGTAGCCCGTTCTTCGTGATCGAGGCCGACGAGTATGACTGCGCGTTCTTCGACAAGCGCTCCAAGTTCGTGCACTACAGCCCGCGCACGCTGATCATGAACAACCTGGAGTTCGACCACGCCGATATCTTCGACGATCTGAAAGCCATCCAGAAACAGTTCCACCACCTGGTGCGCCTGGTGCCGGGCAAAGGCAAGATCATCCTGCCGGACAACGACAGCCACCTGAAGCAGGTGATGGCGATGGGCTGCTGGAGCGAACAGGAGCTGGTGGGCGAAGAGGGCGCCTGGCGCGCGCAGAAGCTGACGCCGGACGCCAGCCATTACGCGGTGTTCCTCGACGGCGAGCAGGTCGGCGAAGTGAACTGGGCGCTGGTGGGCGAGCACAACATGCATAACGGCCTGATGGCCATCGCCGCGACCCGTCACGTCGGCGTGCAGCCAGCGGACGCCTGCCGCGCGTTGGGCGATTTCATCAACGCCCGCCGCCGCCTGGAGTTGCGTGGCGAAGCCAACGGCGTCACGGTTTACGACGACTTCGCGCACCACCCGACGGCGATCCTGGCCACTCTGGCCGCGCTGCGCGGCAAGGTCGGCGGCACGGCGCGCATTCTGGCGGTGCTGGAGCCGCGATCCAACACCATGAAAATGGGCATCAGCAAAAACGATCTGGCGCCTTCGCTCGGCCGCGCCGACGAAGTGTTCCTGTTCCAGCCGCACCACATTCCGTGGCAGGTCGCGGAAGTGGCGGATGCCTGCGTGCAGCCGGCGCATTGGAGCGCGGATCTCGATACGCTGGTGGAGATGGTGGTGAAAACCGCGCAGCCGGGCGACCACATTCTGGTGATGAGCAACGGCGGTTTCGGCGGCATTCACGATCGCTTGCTGGACGCGTTGGCGAAAAAGCAGGAACCGAAGGTGACCTACTGA
- the yhcN gene encoding peroxide/acid stress response protein YhcN, which yields MNMKTTLAALGLLSVISFGASAAQLVTNDQTANLQSIGTITVSGIDGAPTDIRQALSEKADAKGATAYRVIEARNEGNYHATAEIYK from the coding sequence ATGAACATGAAAACTACTCTTGCTGCACTCGGTTTGCTGTCCGTCATCTCCTTCGGCGCATCTGCCGCCCAGTTGGTGACTAACGATCAGACCGCCAATCTGCAATCTATCGGCACCATTACCGTCAGCGGTATCGACGGCGCGCCGACCGATATTCGCCAGGCGTTGTCGGAGAAAGCCGACGCGAAAGGCGCGACCGCCTACCGCGTGATCGAAGCCCGTAACGAAGGCAACTACCACGCCACCGCCGAGATTTACAAATAA
- the yhcN gene encoding peroxide/acid stress response protein YhcN: MKIKATVATLSVLSMLSFGAFAAQSVDATQAAKLQPAGVITVSGVAAAPSDIRQALSDKADAKGATAYRVIEARNDGNFHATAEIYK, from the coding sequence ATGAAAATTAAAGCTACCGTTGCAACCCTGAGCGTTCTGTCCATGCTTTCCTTTGGTGCATTCGCAGCACAATCTGTTGATGCTACCCAGGCCGCAAAACTGCAGCCCGCCGGTGTGATCACCGTGAGCGGCGTCGCCGCTGCGCCTTCCGACATTCGCCAGGCGCTGTCCGACAAAGCTGACGCCAAAGGGGCGACCGCTTACCGCGTAATCGAAGCGCGCAACGACGGCAACTTCCACGCGACCGCTGAAATCTACAAATAA
- the argR gene encoding transcriptional regulator ArgR, producing the protein MRNPAKQEDLIKTFKALLKEEKFSSQGEIVLALQEEGFENINQSKVSRMLTKFGAVRTRNAKMEMVYCLPAELGVPTTTSPLKNLVLDVDHNDAVVVIHTSPGAAQLIARLLDSLGKSQGILGTIAGDDTIFVTPSSGFTAQKLHEAILGVFEQEL; encoded by the coding sequence ATGCGTAATCCCGCAAAACAGGAAGATCTGATCAAGACGTTCAAAGCGTTATTGAAAGAAGAAAAATTCAGTTCTCAAGGCGAGATCGTTTTGGCGCTGCAAGAAGAAGGCTTCGAAAACATTAACCAATCCAAAGTATCGCGCATGCTGACCAAGTTCGGCGCGGTACGTACGCGCAATGCCAAAATGGAAATGGTGTATTGCCTTCCTGCCGAACTCGGCGTGCCGACCACCACCAGCCCATTGAAGAATCTGGTGCTCGACGTCGACCATAACGATGCCGTCGTGGTGATCCACACCAGCCCGGGCGCCGCGCAGCTGATCGCCCGCCTGCTCGACTCACTGGGTAAATCCCAGGGTATCCTCGGCACAATTGCCGGCGACGACACGATTTTCGTCACCCCGTCCAGCGGCTTTACCGCTCAGAAGCTGCATGAAGCGATCCTGGGCGTGTTCGAGCAAGAGCTGTGA
- the mdh gene encoding malate dehydrogenase, translating to MKVAVLGAAGGIGQALALLLKTQLPSGSELSLYDIAPVTPGVAVDLSHIPTAVKIKGFSGEDATPALHGADVVLISAGVARKPGMDRSDLFNVNAGIVRNLIEQVAKTCPKACIGIITNPVNTTVAIAAEVLKKAGVYDKNKLFGVTSLDIIRSNTFVAELKGKQPEELNVPVIGGHSGVTILPLLSQIPGVSFTEQEVADLTKRIQNAGTEVVEAKAGGGSATLSMGQAAARFGLSLVRALQGEKGVVECAYVEGDGKYARFFAQPLVLGKNGVEERKDIGTLSAFEQKALNEMLDVLHKDIELGEKFINN from the coding sequence ATGAAAGTTGCAGTTCTCGGTGCTGCTGGCGGTATCGGCCAGGCCCTCGCCCTTCTACTCAAAACCCAGCTTCCTTCAGGTTCTGAACTCTCTCTCTACGACATTGCCCCCGTTACCCCAGGCGTTGCCGTCGACTTAAGCCACATCCCAACCGCAGTTAAAATCAAAGGCTTCAGCGGCGAAGACGCGACTCCGGCTCTGCACGGCGCGGACGTGGTGCTGATTTCCGCCGGCGTGGCCCGTAAGCCTGGCATGGATCGCTCTGACCTGTTCAACGTTAACGCCGGCATCGTGCGTAATCTGATTGAGCAAGTGGCGAAAACCTGCCCGAAAGCCTGCATCGGCATCATCACCAACCCGGTTAACACCACGGTTGCCATCGCGGCGGAAGTGCTGAAAAAAGCCGGCGTTTACGACAAGAACAAACTGTTCGGCGTGACTTCGCTGGATATCATCCGTTCCAACACCTTCGTGGCCGAGCTGAAAGGCAAGCAGCCGGAAGAATTGAACGTGCCGGTGATCGGCGGCCACTCTGGCGTGACCATCCTGCCTCTGCTGTCGCAGATCCCTGGCGTGAGCTTCACCGAGCAGGAAGTGGCGGATCTGACCAAACGCATTCAGAATGCCGGTACCGAAGTGGTAGAAGCCAAAGCCGGCGGCGGATCTGCAACGCTGTCCATGGGTCAGGCGGCCGCCCGTTTCGGTCTGTCTCTGGTGCGTGCGCTGCAGGGCGAGAAAGGCGTTGTGGAATGCGCTTACGTTGAAGGCGACGGCAAATACGCTCGCTTCTTCGCGCAGCCGCTGGTGCTGGGCAAAAACGGCGTTGAAGAACGCAAAGATATCGGCACCCTGAGCGCCTTCGAGCAGAAAGCGCTGAACGAGATGCTGGACGTGCTGCATAAAGATATCGAACTGGGCGAGAAGTTCATCAATAACTGA
- a CDS encoding helix-turn-helix domain-containing protein: MNSRNPDWHPADIIAALRKQGTTLAAVSRKAGLSSSTLANALSRPWPKGEWLIAEAIGIHPSEIWPSRYYDPHSDCLLDRKARIKS; the protein is encoded by the coding sequence ATGAATTCAAGGAACCCAGATTGGCATCCGGCAGATATCATCGCGGCGCTACGCAAGCAGGGCACCACGCTGGCGGCAGTGTCGCGCAAGGCCGGATTAAGCTCATCGACGCTGGCCAATGCGCTGTCGCGCCCGTGGCCGAAGGGGGAATGGCTGATCGCCGAAGCGATAGGCATCCACCCTTCGGAGATCTGGCCAAGCCGCTATTACGATCCGCACAGCGATTGCCTGCTGGATCGCAAAGCACGTATCAAATCGTGA
- a CDS encoding DNA-binding protein, with protein MKNEWFAAKELTGIAGLPSSPQGINLMARREGWISRRRKGVQGKALEYHIDSLPPGVRNLLALKEDGAAYDVERQDPLAVWIEYYYHLTESERERMVAFLMREGIGGLLARIDEESNT; from the coding sequence ATGAAAAACGAGTGGTTTGCCGCCAAGGAACTGACAGGCATCGCAGGATTACCCTCCTCACCACAGGGAATCAATCTGATGGCCCGACGCGAAGGCTGGATCAGCCGCAGGCGTAAAGGCGTGCAGGGAAAAGCGTTGGAGTACCATATCGACAGCCTGCCTCCAGGCGTGCGTAACCTGCTGGCGCTGAAGGAAGACGGGGCGGCATATGACGTAGAGCGCCAGGATCCGTTGGCGGTCTGGATCGAGTATTACTACCATTTGACGGAGAGCGAGCGCGAGAGAATGGTGGCTTTCCTGATGCGGGAAGGGATCGGCGGCCTGCTGGCGCGTATCGACGAAGAGAGCAATACCTAA
- the ispB gene encoding octaprenyl diphosphate synthase, translating to MNLEQITELTAQDMAAVNATILEQLNSDVTLINQLGYYIISGGGKRIRPMIAVLAARALGYEGNKHVTVAALIEFIHTATLLHDDVVDESDMRRGKATANAAFGNAASVLVGDFIYTRAFQMMTSLESLRVLALMSEAVNVIAEGEVLQLMNVHDPDISEESYMRVIYSKTARLFEAAAQSSAILSGASAEQEQALQDYGRYLGTAFQLIDDLLDYSADGSTLGKNTGDDLNEGKPTLPLLHAMHNGDDAQRDMIRGAIEQGNGRHLLEPVLQAMQQCGSLEYTRKRAEEEADKAIAALQVLPASEHRTALEGLAHLAVQRDF from the coding sequence ATGAACCTAGAGCAAATTACCGAGTTAACCGCGCAAGATATGGCGGCCGTGAACGCAACAATTCTCGAACAGCTGAATTCCGATGTCACGCTCATCAATCAGCTTGGCTATTACATTATCAGCGGTGGCGGTAAGCGCATCCGGCCGATGATCGCCGTCCTGGCGGCGCGGGCGTTGGGCTACGAAGGCAACAAGCACGTCACCGTCGCCGCCCTGATCGAATTCATTCATACCGCCACGCTGCTGCATGACGACGTCGTCGACGAATCGGACATGCGCCGCGGCAAAGCCACCGCCAACGCGGCGTTCGGCAACGCCGCCAGCGTGCTGGTCGGCGACTTTATCTATACCCGCGCCTTCCAGATGATGACCAGCCTGGAATCCCTGCGCGTGCTGGCACTGATGTCGGAGGCGGTCAACGTCATCGCCGAAGGTGAAGTGCTGCAGTTGATGAACGTGCACGATCCCGACATCAGCGAAGAAAGTTATATGCGGGTGATCTACAGCAAAACCGCCCGTCTGTTTGAAGCGGCGGCGCAATCGTCGGCGATCCTGTCCGGCGCCAGCGCTGAGCAAGAACAGGCGCTGCAAGATTATGGCCGCTACCTCGGCACCGCTTTCCAGCTGATCGACGATCTGCTCGACTACAGCGCCGACGGCAGCACCCTGGGCAAAAACACCGGCGACGATCTGAACGAAGGGAAACCGACCCTGCCGCTGCTGCACGCGATGCACAACGGCGACGACGCCCAGCGTGACATGATCCGCGGCGCGATTGAGCAAGGCAATGGCCGTCACCTGTTGGAGCCGGTGCTGCAGGCGATGCAGCAATGCGGTTCGCTGGAATACACCCGCAAACGCGCCGAGGAAGAAGCCGACAAGGCGATCGCCGCGCTGCAGGTCTTGCCGGCATCAGAGCACCGAACAGCGCTGGAGGGCCTGGCCCATTTGGCGGTACAACGCGACTTTTAA
- the rplU gene encoding 50S ribosomal protein L21 has translation MYAVFQSGGKQHRVSEGQTVRLEKLDIATGEAVEFDQILMIANGEDIKIGVPFVDGGKIKAEVVAHGRGEKIKIVKFRRRKHHRKQQGHRQWFTDVKITGISA, from the coding sequence ATGTACGCGGTTTTCCAAAGTGGTGGTAAACAACACCGAGTAAGCGAAGGTCAGACCGTTCGCTTGGAAAAGCTGGACATCGCAACTGGTGAAGCGGTTGAGTTTGACCAGATTCTGATGATCGCTAATGGCGAAGATATCAAAATCGGCGTTCCTTTCGTCGATGGCGGCAAGATCAAAGCTGAAGTCGTTGCTCACGGTCGTGGCGAGAAAATTAAAATCGTTAAGTTTCGTCGTCGTAAACACCACCGTAAGCAGCAGGGCCACCGTCAGTGGTTCACTGACGTTAAAATCACCGGCATCAGCGCTTAA
- the rpmA gene encoding 50S ribosomal protein L27, with product MAHKKAGGSTRNGRDSEAKRLGVKRFGGEAVLAGSIIVRQRGTKFHAGTNVGCGKDHTLFALKDGKVKFEVKGPSNRKFISIEAE from the coding sequence ATGGCACACAAAAAGGCTGGCGGCTCGACTCGTAACGGTCGCGATTCAGAAGCTAAACGTCTGGGCGTAAAACGCTTTGGCGGCGAAGCAGTACTGGCAGGCAGCATCATCGTTCGTCAGCGCGGCACCAAATTCCACGCTGGTACCAACGTGGGTTGCGGCAAAGACCACACTCTGTTTGCTTTGAAAGACGGTAAAGTCAAATTCGAAGTTAAAGGCCCGAGCAATCGTAAATTCATCAGCATCGAAGCTGAATAA
- a CDS encoding DMT family transporter, whose translation MDTKQQVGVGISLALTTAVCWGALPIAMKEVLVVMEPFTVVWYRFTMAAIGLGVILAVRGKLPPLTMFRQPRWLLLLAIATAGLLGNFVFFSSSLQYLSPTASQVIGQLSPVGMMFASVLILKERMRITQVIGALMLICGLMLFFNVSLIEIFTRLTDYTLGVMLGVCAAMVWVSYGVAQKVLLRRLASPQILVMLYTLCAIALFPLAKPEVIFQLSGWQLACLLFCGANTLIGYGALAEAMARWQAAQVSALVTLTPLFTLLFSDLLALAWPQAFAMPTLNIVGYVGAFVVVAGAMFSAIGHRWWPRRADPPLVAPLKQPGE comes from the coding sequence ATGGATACGAAGCAGCAGGTCGGCGTTGGCATTTCTCTGGCGTTAACCACGGCGGTTTGTTGGGGCGCGTTGCCGATCGCGATGAAAGAAGTGTTGGTGGTGATGGAGCCGTTTACCGTTGTCTGGTATCGCTTTACCATGGCCGCCATCGGTTTGGGCGTGATCCTTGCGGTGCGCGGCAAGCTGCCGCCGCTGACGATGTTCCGCCAGCCGCGTTGGCTGCTGCTGTTGGCGATCGCGACGGCGGGGCTGCTTGGCAACTTTGTGTTCTTCAGCTCCTCGCTGCAATACCTGAGCCCGACGGCGTCGCAGGTGATTGGCCAGCTGTCGCCAGTCGGTATGATGTTCGCCAGCGTGCTGATTTTAAAAGAACGCATGCGCATCACCCAGGTCATTGGCGCCCTGATGCTGATTTGCGGGCTGATGCTGTTTTTCAACGTCAGTCTGATAGAGATCTTCACCCGGCTGACGGACTACACGCTGGGCGTCATGCTGGGCGTGTGCGCGGCGATGGTCTGGGTGAGCTATGGCGTGGCGCAGAAGGTGTTGCTGCGCCGGCTGGCTTCGCCGCAGATCCTGGTTATGTTGTACACTTTATGTGCGATTGCGTTGTTCCCTCTGGCCAAACCCGAGGTGATTTTCCAGCTTAGCGGCTGGCAATTAGCGTGCCTGCTGTTTTGCGGCGCCAACACGCTGATCGGCTATGGCGCGCTGGCAGAAGCGATGGCGCGCTGGCAGGCGGCGCAGGTGAGCGCGTTGGTTACGCTGACCCCGCTGTTTACCCTGCTGTTTTCAGATTTATTGGCGCTGGCTTGGCCCCAGGCATTCGCCATGCCGACGCTGAACATCGTCGGCTATGTCGGTGCGTTTGTGGTTGTGGCGGGCGCCATGTTTTCCGCAATTGGTCACCGGTGGTGGCCGCGACGGGCAGACCCCCCCCTGGTTGCTCCTTTGAAGCAGCCCGGTGAATGA